The Megalobrama amblycephala isolate DHTTF-2021 linkage group LG7, ASM1881202v1, whole genome shotgun sequence genome window below encodes:
- the LOC125271123 gene encoding zinc finger protein 501-like isoform X2 yields MKKERSCCTVTMLSMKAQMDVICCKSVGTDLSMLDIEDFISEICQLKKEVASLEAKLRERGDKPNREDSVWRSRDTQDSELSLTLLCYTDAQDHGSADQTSDCNAGEQQMLQTPLKMCSVKLVDCRNLIESKGEKNTAEEQQQRHEEEEEDEDDDYNEEEDEDQNTSDDDEGNNVEDDDFIPSDENGSSAPYEEITSTSKDQLKVKRFSCSTCGKTLSSQGHLARHERTHTEQKDFTCKMCDISFPTLEEKRRHTKEHRAKKEFNCKQCGKVYFTYMSLKAHMKTHSKKTFHCSECNKYYRTKQILIVHNRIHTGEKPYKCPHCERRFMYASNLKAHVRVHTNERPYQCSECGKNFTSTGCLKSHQKTHSEDKPYQCKHCNKGFRHTSQLKEHEKIHTGEKPYLCSYCGKSFAHSHHFKHHQRIHTGERPCQCSVCGKSFRKDSALKYHQRIHTGERPYKCSQCDKAFARLDVLKTHERVHTGEKPYRCSICGERFTYLGSFYTHQKKHTKEQTAPESS; encoded by the exons atgaagaaagaaagaagctGCTGCACTGTGACG atgTTGAGCATGAAAGCGCAGATGGATGTGATCTGCTGTAAATCAGTAGGAACTGATCTGTCCATGCTGGATATTGAGGATTTCATCAGTGAAATCTGTCAGCTGAAGAAAGAGGTGGCGTCACTGGAGGCAAAGCTGAGAGAAAGAGGAGACAAACCCAACAGAGAG GATTCAGTCTGGAGATCCAGAGACACACAGGACTCAGAGCTCAGCCTCACTTTACTGTGTTATACTGACGCTCAGGATCATGGATCCGCTGATCAAACCTCTGACTGTAACGCTGGAGAACAGCAGATGCTGCAGACGCCGCTGAAGATGTGCTCCGTCAAACTGGTGGACTGCAGGAACCTGATAGAGAGCAAAGGAGAAAAAAACACAGCAGAGGAACAACAACAGAGAcatgaggaggaagaggaggatgaagatgatgattataatgaggaggaggatgaagaTCAGAATActagtgatgatgatgaaggaaACAATGTTGAGGATGATGACTTCATTCCTTCAG ATGAGAATGGCAGTTCAGCTCCTTATGAAGAAATAACCTCAACATCAAAAGATCAGCTGAAGGTCAAGAGATTTTCCTGCTCCACCTGTGGGAAAACATTGAGTTCACAGGGACATTTAGCGAGACATGAGAGAACACATACAGAACAGAAAGATTTCACCTGCAAGATGTGCGACATCAGCTTTCCTACCTTAGAAGAGAAGAGACGTCATACAAAAGAGCACAGAGCGAAGAAAGAGTTTAACTGCAAACAGTGTGGGAAGGTTTATTTCACTTATATGAGTCTAAAAGCTCATATGAAGACACACAGCAAAAAGACTTTCCATTGCAGCGAGTGCAACAAGTATTACAGAACCAAACAAATTCTTATTGTTCACAATCGAATCCACACGGGTGAAAAGCCATACAAGTGCCCTCACTGCGAGAGAAGATTCATGTACGCATCCAATCTGAAGGCCCATGTGCGTGTTCACACCAATGAGAGGCCGTACCAGTGCAGTGAATGTGGAAAAAACTTTACAAGTACAGGCTGTCTAAAGTCACACCAAAAAACACACTCTGAGGATAAACCATATCAGTGTAAACACTGTAATAAAGGATTTCGTCACACATCTCAGCTGAAAGAGCACGAGAAGATTCATACCGGAGAGAAACCGTACCTGTGCTCCTACTGCGGGAAGAGCTTTGCTCATTCacatcattttaaacatcatcagaggattcacactggagaaagacCGTGTCAGTGCAGTGtttgtgggaagagtttcagaaAAGATAGTGCCTTAAAATATCACCAGAGAATTCATACAGGAGAAAGACCGTACAAGTGTTCTCAGTGTGACAAGGCGTTCGCTCGATTAGACGTCCTGAAGACTCATGAGcgagttcatacaggagagaaaccTTACCGCTGCTCCATCTGCGGCGAGAGATTCACTTATTTAGGTAGTTTTTATACTCACCAGAAGAAACACACTAAAGAACAAACTGCTCCAGAATCATCATAG
- the LOC125271123 gene encoding zinc finger protein OZF-like isoform X1: protein MKKERSCCTVTMLSMKAQMDVICCKSVGTDLSMLDIEDFISEICQLKKEVASLEAKLRERGDKPNREDLEKVSVCVTDGTEAQDSVWRSRDTQDSELSLTLLCYTDAQDHGSADQTSDCNAGEQQMLQTPLKMCSVKLVDCRNLIESKGEKNTAEEQQQRHEEEEEDEDDDYNEEEDEDQNTSDDDEGNNVEDDDFIPSDENGSSAPYEEITSTSKDQLKVKRFSCSTCGKTLSSQGHLARHERTHTEQKDFTCKMCDISFPTLEEKRRHTKEHRAKKEFNCKQCGKVYFTYMSLKAHMKTHSKKTFHCSECNKYYRTKQILIVHNRIHTGEKPYKCPHCERRFMYASNLKAHVRVHTNERPYQCSECGKNFTSTGCLKSHQKTHSEDKPYQCKHCNKGFRHTSQLKEHEKIHTGEKPYLCSYCGKSFAHSHHFKHHQRIHTGERPCQCSVCGKSFRKDSALKYHQRIHTGERPYKCSQCDKAFARLDVLKTHERVHTGEKPYRCSICGERFTYLGSFYTHQKKHTKEQTAPESS from the exons atgaagaaagaaagaagctGCTGCACTGTGACG atgTTGAGCATGAAAGCGCAGATGGATGTGATCTGCTGTAAATCAGTAGGAACTGATCTGTCCATGCTGGATATTGAGGATTTCATCAGTGAAATCTGTCAGCTGAAGAAAGAGGTGGCGTCACTGGAGGCAAAGCTGAGAGAAAGAGGAGACAAACCCAACAGAGAG GATCTGGAGAAGGTTTCAGTGTGTGTGACTGATGGGACAGAAGCTCAGGATTCAGTCTGGAGATCCAGAGACACACAGGACTCAGAGCTCAGCCTCACTTTACTGTGTTATACTGACGCTCAGGATCATGGATCCGCTGATCAAACCTCTGACTGTAACGCTGGAGAACAGCAGATGCTGCAGACGCCGCTGAAGATGTGCTCCGTCAAACTGGTGGACTGCAGGAACCTGATAGAGAGCAAAGGAGAAAAAAACACAGCAGAGGAACAACAACAGAGAcatgaggaggaagaggaggatgaagatgatgattataatgaggaggaggatgaagaTCAGAATActagtgatgatgatgaaggaaACAATGTTGAGGATGATGACTTCATTCCTTCAG ATGAGAATGGCAGTTCAGCTCCTTATGAAGAAATAACCTCAACATCAAAAGATCAGCTGAAGGTCAAGAGATTTTCCTGCTCCACCTGTGGGAAAACATTGAGTTCACAGGGACATTTAGCGAGACATGAGAGAACACATACAGAACAGAAAGATTTCACCTGCAAGATGTGCGACATCAGCTTTCCTACCTTAGAAGAGAAGAGACGTCATACAAAAGAGCACAGAGCGAAGAAAGAGTTTAACTGCAAACAGTGTGGGAAGGTTTATTTCACTTATATGAGTCTAAAAGCTCATATGAAGACACACAGCAAAAAGACTTTCCATTGCAGCGAGTGCAACAAGTATTACAGAACCAAACAAATTCTTATTGTTCACAATCGAATCCACACGGGTGAAAAGCCATACAAGTGCCCTCACTGCGAGAGAAGATTCATGTACGCATCCAATCTGAAGGCCCATGTGCGTGTTCACACCAATGAGAGGCCGTACCAGTGCAGTGAATGTGGAAAAAACTTTACAAGTACAGGCTGTCTAAAGTCACACCAAAAAACACACTCTGAGGATAAACCATATCAGTGTAAACACTGTAATAAAGGATTTCGTCACACATCTCAGCTGAAAGAGCACGAGAAGATTCATACCGGAGAGAAACCGTACCTGTGCTCCTACTGCGGGAAGAGCTTTGCTCATTCacatcattttaaacatcatcagaggattcacactggagaaagacCGTGTCAGTGCAGTGtttgtgggaagagtttcagaaAAGATAGTGCCTTAAAATATCACCAGAGAATTCATACAGGAGAAAGACCGTACAAGTGTTCTCAGTGTGACAAGGCGTTCGCTCGATTAGACGTCCTGAAGACTCATGAGcgagttcatacaggagagaaaccTTACCGCTGCTCCATCTGCGGCGAGAGATTCACTTATTTAGGTAGTTTTTATACTCACCAGAAGAAACACACTAAAGAACAAACTGCTCCAGAATCATCATAG
- the LOC125271125 gene encoding zinc finger protein OZF-like, translating to MLSMKAQMDVICCKSVGTDLSMLDIEDFISEICQLKKEVASLEAKLRERGDKPNREDLEKVSVCVTDGTEAQDSVWRSRDTQDSELSLTLLCYTDAQDHGSADQTSDCNAGEQQMLQTPLKMCSVKLVDCRNLIESKGEKNTAEEQQQRHEEEEDGIDDYNKEEDEDQNTNDDDEGNDVEDENNGNDDDFIPSDENGSSASCEETTSTSKDQLKVKRFSCSTCGKTLSSEGHLARHERTHTEQKDFTCWICNISFPTLEERKLHTKEHRVKKAFHCEQCGKDFFTTPSKMRNHIKTHSEKTFQCSECNKYYSSKQNLDAHKRIHTGERPYKCPHCDKNYNHGSHLKKHVRVHTNERPYQCSECGKTFTNSSCLKTHQKIHSEDKPYQCSYCDKGFRQTSQLKEHEKIHTGEKPFLCSYCGKSFAHSHPFRQHQRIHTGERPYHCSVCGKSFRKYDTLQNHKRIHTGERPYKCSQCDKTFARLGILKTHERVHTGEKPYHCSICGERFAYLGSFYTHQNKHAKEQMIVS from the exons atgTTGAGCATGAAAGCGCAGATGGACGTGATCTGCTGTAAATCAGTAGGAACTGATCTGTCCATGCTGGATATTGAGGATTTCATCAGTGAAATCTGTCAGCTGAAGAAAGAGGTGGCGTCACTGGAGGCAAAGCTGAGAGAAAGAGGAGACAAACCCAACAGAGAG GATCTGGAGAAGGTTTCAGTGTGTGTGACTGACGGGACAGAAGCTCAGGATTCAGTCTGGAGATCCAGAGACACACAGGACTCAGAGCTCAGCCTCACTTTACTGTGTTATACTGACGCTCAGGATCATGGATCCGCTGATCAAACCTCTGACTGTAACGCTGGAGAACAGCAGATGCTGCAGACGCCGCTGAAGATGTGCTCCGTCAAACTGGTGGACTGCAGGAACCTGATAGAGAGCAAAGGAGAAAAAAACACAGCAGAGGAACAACAACAGAGAcacgaggaggaggaggatgggATTGATGATTATAATAAGGAGGAGGATGAAGATCAGAATactaatgatgatgatgaaggaaACGATGTTGAGGATGAGAATAATGGAAATGATGATGACTTCATTCCTTCAG ATGAGAATGGCAGTTCAGCTTCTTGTGAAGAAACAACCTCAACATCAAAAGATCAGCTGAAGGTCAAGAGATTTTCCTGCTCCACCTGTGGGAAAACATTGAGCTCAGAGGGACATTTAGCGAGACATGAGAGAACACACACAGAACAGAAAGATTTCACCTGCTGGATATGCAACATCAGCTTTCCTACCTTAGAAGAGAGGAAACTTCATACAAAAGAGCACAGAGTGAAGAAAGCGTTTCACTGCGAACAGTGCGGGAAGGATTTTTTCACCACTCCATCTAAAATGAGAAATCACATAAAGACACACAGCGAAAAGACTTTCCAATGCAGCGAGTGCAACAAGTATTACAGCAGCAAACAGAATCTTGATGCTCATAAGCGAATCCACACAGGTGAAAGGCCGTACAAGTGCCCTCACTGCGACAAGAATTACAACCACGGATCCCATCTGAAGAAACATGTGCGTGTTCACACCAATGAGAGGCCATACCAGTGCAGCGAATGTGGGAAAACCTTTACAAACTCAAGCTGTTTAAAAACACACCAAAAAATACACTCTGAGGATAAGCCATATCAGTGTTCATACTGTGATAAAGGATTTCGTCAGACATCTCAGTTGAAAGAGCACGAGaagattcacactggagagaaaccgttcCTGTGCTCCTACTGCGGGAAGAGCTTTGCTCATTCACATCCTTTTAGACAACATcagaggattcacactggagaaagacCGTATCACTGCAGCGtttgtgggaagagtttcaggaAAT ATGATACCTTACAAAATCACAAGAGGATTCATACAGGAGAAAGACCGTACAAGTGTTCTCAGTGTGACAAGACTTTTGCTCGATTAGGCATCCTGAAGACCCATGAGcgagttcatacaggagagaaaccTTACCACTGCTCCATCTGCGGCGAGAGATTCGCTTATTTAGGTAGTTTTTATACTCACCAGAATAAACACGCTAAAGAACAAATGATTGTATCTTAA